The Gambusia affinis linkage group LG05, SWU_Gaff_1.0, whole genome shotgun sequence region ATCAtctgcgaaaaaaaaaaaatcgagctcctctgccttctctcaGCGCTAactacagaaacacacagctcCGCCAGAAAaaagccaatcagagccaggaggagggttttagcgctgtcaatcatgctcaaGTATGCACTACTCACACTCTCTTCTTCATGAGTTCccaagctagttagcatggttGCCGGTGACGTTggataaacatttttgctgcaacaCTAAGTTGTTTCTCCTCCATTAGTACACTGAGCAGCAGGTACCTGAGATTGACTGACAGCaataagaccctcctcctggttctgactggttttATTTGACTGGAAGTGGTgtgtttcttcagacagcagtagTAGCACCGAGAGGAAGTGGAGAAACTCAATCTTTTCAGATTATGACTCATATTATTCTGTCAGAATTTATTTGGCCACTTTGAGTATCCTCACCAATTCCACATTGTCTTCCTCTTTGTGTAAAAACACTTCATATTTTCACTTCTGACTGTTTTCTAATTGTGTGTGAAAATCTCAATTTGTGAAATACTAAAAGCAGCCCATATGGCACCAGCAGTcattttacattcaaagtcatCCATGCTCCCCGTTCTGCATATGATCATTTTAGTTGCAATTTGTGTTGAAAAGCAGTTTACCTAATGCGAGGGTCAGTGAGTGTTAACCGAAGAAAATACCTCCCAGGACTCTCAGCTCTTCCTATAACTTTTCCCCCACAGAAAATGTACCTTCTTTTGAATGAAATGGAAGGCGAAACATCcaaactgcagaacaaaaagaagacaaaaaccaCGGCCCTGTCTCCACAAATAGCCAAAGAGACGTGGCAGAAGGCTCAGCTGGAGGACCAGCTGGAGGTACATCAATGTCTTTCTTTCACATCACCCCAATCTCCCAGAGATACGCACCAGAACTTCCTCCTCCGTCAAAGAGAACTTTGCTCCTTCATAGTTTTGTTTGCCTTTGCTCTCAGCTTCTGCAGAAGCAGATAGAAGAAGAGACGAGATTTCACGAGGAGACTGTGACGTTCCTCCAGGTTCAGTACGAGGTTGGTAACGTGATGTCCTGAACGAGATGTAAATGTAGAGCGCAGGGTTAATCTAACTGCTGGGCAATTCACCTGTGGTTCAAAGTCTAGCTGAGGAAAGCAGAAACCTGTTCGAGGAGCAAGAACTCCAGGGGTTCTTTAACCTTTCACATGTGGATACTGGAACTTAAAGCTACCAACTGGGAATCATGTTTGGACACCATTAAAGGGGCGGTATAATAAGTACATAGTGGGATTTTATAGCGCAGTCAACTATGTAAACttaagttataaaaatgcatcaaatatCACTTTAAAGAAATCTTCCTTCATAATTTatcaccttgaaattgggcctttgtctccTTAAAAACTCTTGTtatttctgaagctccgccttcagaaagccatcacaacatggctcccaacattaagcctttaacaacgtttttaccagggTTGCACTGAAATATAACtgctataatgagctcagctgatgtgcagTACCACCAGGTGTttttctaattgctgctggctagtctgaaggagctgagtgggggagtaaGGGTTGAGGGGAAAGGGCGCTCTGTGAGGCAAAAGCTAGcggtaaagctcaaaaaaagtcaactttacataatactgcctgaAGCATGTAAGTGTGTTAAACATTGGTGCAAATGTTTTGCCACAGCATATTTCTTATTCTCCGGTTTTAAAAATTCCTGTTTGAAGCTActgtcattttcttctgttgcGTACACAGAATTATGAATTAGTATGAACCACGGCTAATGACGTTTCTGAGAGGGatattcaaacaaaacaaagacatgaattCATGTATATGATTTGATAAATCATACATAATCAGGTATATGATTCATAAAATCACTACCAAGTGTTCTGCTACTAATATTAGTACTTTACTATTAGAGTACTACTAATATTAGTAGTACTCTATTACTAGAGTACTACTAATAATAGTAATACTCTATTAGTATTACACATGACATAATTCTGTTTCTGATTAGGAGTTTCAACAGAGGCTGCACAAGTGGAAGCAGCAAACCAAGAAGatgcagcaggaaaagcagagcAAGCTGGATAACCTGGGCTGCAAAAGAACTTTGAACATAGACAAGCTGATGGAGATGAGGAGGATGGTGAGCAGCAGCGCTCATAGCAGAGCGGTTACCACACGGCACCCCTTTAAATCACATCACCAATTATCGTTGGTTTCAGTTTAAGGAGATGGAGCGGGTGTTGCTGGAGGACAAGAAGGAGCAAGAGTTGGAACGCCAATGGGAGCAGAAAGCTGTAGCCGCCACAACGGTAACGGCGTCCAACCGGAACACCAACCGATTGTCAACACACGAAGCCGTCTCAGTGTGCTGATGTTCTTGTTGTGATCTGTGCAGATCCAGGCCTACTGGAGGGGCACCATGGTCCGCAGAGGCCTGGGCCCCTACAAGAAGGTAGAGGAGAAGAAaggcaagaagaagaaagggaagaagaagaagtgacattttttcttccactcccATGTTTGCAAgttaagcaaaaaaagaaagaaattggacaaaaatatgtaaactacacatctttattgtaaaaaagcagtattacaaaatattacaaatgttttaaaaatgaataaaacaagcaaactgaTTAGAAGTGGAGtgtcacaaataaaacaatacaagcTAAATTACATGTTTTGTACACTTACAAGGTTTACCCTGAGGGAAAAATGAGTCGGACATGTcgttaaattaaatatatatatatatatgtatatcaaAGAATactttgagaaataaatagCACTGGCAAGTTTACTCTTAATGACCATAGGCCTTACATTTTATCATAACCCATTATCTGGACAGGATTTTTGATATAAACTTGATCATTGACACACATATATACagtaaaccaataaaataaatcaacaatcCACCATATAAAACTGAGTCAGCAGAAgttaattacagtaaaaattcCCCGTCTTTAAGTCAGGGAAGCAGAAGCTCCAGCATTGCAAAACGCCCGACGCTTCTGAGAAGGACCACAGTTAGAGAACCTTTAAGAGTGCTTTCGTCACTactagattttttattttttttttttttacatgttcacGAGTCACGGGACAAACAAACCAGCAGTTATGTCCGTGAGAATGCTTGACGGAGAACCGAATCATCCAGCTGCCCCCTTCCTGCAGCGCTGACTTTTAGTGTGAGAGGCTTCAGAGGTTTCTGGGCTTTTAGTCGAGCAGTTCGTCCTGCTGAACTTGCATGTAGTTGTTGTCTCCCACGATGACGTTGTTGAGGCATGAGCCGTGGATGGTGATGTTCTGGTGCGCCGCCAGCGGATGGGGAGGCTCTGAAGGCGCGGCCTGTGCTGCCTCCTGCAGGCTTTGGCAGCAACTGCAGCTCACCTCAACTGTGACACGTGAGCAGGACGTGTTTAGGtgcccccaaaaaataaataaaatataataaaataaaataaataactcaagATGGACGAGCGTGAGCTGCAGTTGTTACCCACCTGCTTTCTGCTGCTCATAGTCCTCCATCAGAGGCCGCCGCTCAGCCGCTGCGGAGGGGTGGGAATCCCCGATGACGCAGTTGATCATGGTGGAGTTGCTGATGTTGATGATGAGAACGGTAGGGGGCGGGCTCGTGAGTCGATCTGTCAGTAGAGGTAGTGAAAAGCGAAAGAACattgaaacaggaagtagatttTTTCCAGAGTGACGCCATAGCGGAATTACATCATtatttactgaagtaaaaaacttttttgcatcCAACAGCTGCTTTACTTTGACATAATCCACATATAAGCctattaaatatatattcaaatatagataaaacaagaaagatatattattaaagaaagtcgattttttttttttttacaaaacagtaaaaacagactgaacaataaaaacctTGATTACCTTGTGCGTTTTTCTCCTCCCTTAGATGAAGAGTCTGATCTGTCAACAGTAGTGAAGCAGATgttgattttgactttttcGGCCTCCACATAGCCATATTCCCacaaatatatatgtgtgtgtatatctaGATATACTTAAATGATTC contains the following coding sequences:
- the LOC122831163 gene encoding dynein regulatory complex protein 9-like; this encodes MSLFLSKMQSLRTVAALEDCAHQLDLLGHSLSVQISRERGSTSTQEKDRLVQLKADCQFIDHHITKLCCELEDTQSFESIPQAMEEDEAQKAARKKREDEKMRKEREQALLIQQQEIEDKKDQIHKMYLLLNEMEGETSKLQNKKKTKTTALSPQIAKETWQKAQLEDQLELLQKQIEEETRFHEETVTFLQVQYEEFQQRLHKWKQQTKKMQQEKQSKLDNLGCKRTLNIDKLMEMRRMFKEMERVLLEDKKEQELERQWEQKAVAATTIQAYWRGTMVRRGLGPYKKVEEKKGKKKKGKKKK